The following proteins are co-located in the Mesorhizobium sp. M1E.F.Ca.ET.045.02.1.1 genome:
- a CDS encoding amidohydrolase produces MIVDTHLHLIDKAALRYPWLSGVPALDRNFSHDEYATEARRAGIEQALHMEVDVDPADIEAETAHVEGQSKKPGSLVRGAIVSCRPEEAGFAAWLDKVKADPFVKGFRRVLHVVPDDVSEGALFRENIKRIAGSGLTFDLCVLPRQMMQAIALVDLAPDVQFVLDHCGVPDIKGKAEHPWREQIAAIARRPNVVGKISGVVAYADPATWTAETLRPYVEHTIASFGWDRVVWGSDWPVCTLGGGLLGWVAATHALIAGASEAERAKLLSGNAKKLWRL; encoded by the coding sequence ATGATCGTCGACACGCACCTGCATCTCATCGACAAGGCGGCGCTGCGCTACCCTTGGCTGTCCGGCGTGCCGGCGCTCGACCGCAACTTCTCCCACGATGAATATGCCACCGAGGCGCGCCGCGCGGGCATAGAGCAGGCGCTGCATATGGAGGTCGATGTCGACCCGGCCGATATCGAGGCCGAGACGGCTCACGTCGAAGGACAGTCGAAGAAGCCCGGCAGCCTGGTGCGGGGCGCGATCGTCTCGTGCCGGCCGGAAGAGGCCGGTTTCGCCGCCTGGCTGGACAAGGTGAAAGCCGATCCTTTCGTGAAGGGTTTTCGCCGCGTGCTGCATGTCGTGCCCGACGACGTTTCCGAGGGCGCGCTTTTTCGCGAAAACATCAAGCGTATCGCCGGCAGCGGACTGACGTTCGATCTCTGCGTCCTGCCGAGGCAGATGATGCAGGCCATTGCGCTCGTCGATCTGGCGCCGGACGTGCAGTTCGTCCTCGATCATTGCGGCGTGCCCGACATCAAGGGCAAGGCCGAGCACCCCTGGCGCGAGCAGATAGCCGCGATCGCGCGGCGCCCCAATGTCGTCGGCAAGATCTCCGGCGTCGTCGCCTATGCCGATCCCGCGACCTGGACCGCCGAGACGCTGCGGCCCTATGTCGAGCACACCATCGCAAGCTTCGGCTGGGACCGCGTCGTGTGGGGCAGTGACTGGCCCGTGTGCACCTTGGGCGGCGGGCTGCTCGGCTGGGTGGCGGCGACACACGCGCTCATTGCCGGCGCGAGCGAGGCCGAGCGCGCGAAGCTTTTGTCCGGCAACGCGAAGAAACTCTGGCGGCTGTAA
- a CDS encoding IclR family transcriptional regulator, which yields MQDDEEDRYRAPALDKGLDILELLASVDGGLTQAEIAKRLDRSPNEFYRMLDRLVKRGYVTRPDGDRYSLTLKLFGLGQLHAPVRRLVSYATSIMRELAETSWQANQLVVFDRGSAVVIAQQEAPRYWGISIRVGSHISLFDTGSGHVLLAFRSPEEREMMIAEHLRSNEEMKLSPDFFARLDQVRDRGYEMMASLQTAGVYNLSAPVLGPDGRGIAALTIPYITLVNAPSAPDITRTITLLQAAAARLSQLAGSDVRPKG from the coding sequence GTGCAGGACGACGAAGAAGACCGCTATCGCGCGCCGGCTCTGGACAAAGGGCTGGACATCCTGGAGCTGTTGGCAAGCGTCGACGGCGGCCTGACCCAGGCCGAGATCGCCAAGCGGCTCGACCGCAGCCCGAACGAGTTCTACCGGATGCTCGACCGGCTGGTGAAGCGCGGCTACGTCACACGCCCCGACGGCGACCGCTATTCGCTGACGCTGAAGCTCTTCGGGCTCGGCCAGTTGCATGCGCCGGTGCGCAGGCTGGTCTCCTACGCCACCTCGATCATGCGCGAACTGGCCGAGACGTCGTGGCAGGCGAACCAGCTCGTGGTGTTCGATCGTGGCAGCGCGGTCGTCATCGCCCAGCAGGAAGCGCCGCGATACTGGGGTATCTCGATCCGCGTCGGCTCGCATATCAGCCTGTTCGACACCGGGTCGGGACATGTCCTGCTGGCGTTCCGCTCGCCGGAAGAGCGCGAGATGATGATCGCCGAGCACTTGCGCAGCAACGAGGAGATGAAGCTGTCGCCCGACTTCTTCGCCCGCCTCGACCAGGTGCGCGACCGCGGCTATGAGATGATGGCTTCGCTGCAGACGGCCGGCGTCTACAATCTGTCAGCGCCGGTGCTCGGTCCCGACGGCCGCGGCATCGCCGCGCTCACCATACCCTACATCACCCTGGTCAACGCGCCGTCCGCGCCCGATATCACCAGGACCATCACGCTGCTCCAGGCCGCCGCCGCCCGTCTGTCGCAACTCGCCGGATCGGATGTGCGGCCAAAGGGATAA
- a CDS encoding sugar ABC transporter substrate-binding protein — MNRLLSGVAGALLMASGAAFAADLPGKFPGVTVDAKLIGGQQYEKLYERIGEWEKATGAKVNVISKKNHFDLDKEIKSDIASNSITWCVGSNHTSFAPQYPGIYTDLAKLLPKEEIDAFVPANIAAGTLDGKLVMLPRAQFDVSALYYQKSLYQDEAKKKAYKEKYGEDLAPPDTFDEMAQQAEFFASPPDFYGTQYAGKEEAINGRFYEMLIADGGEYLDKDGKPAFNSEAGVKALDWFVKLYKAKAVPAGTTNYLWDDLGQGFASGTVAINLDWPGWAGFFNDAKSSKVAGNVGVKVQPKGSSGKRSGWSGAHGFSVTENCADKEAAASLVWWLTNEDSQRLEAAAGPLPTRTKVWEWDLDQAKSDPYKTEVLQAFQEAAKNAFPVPQTPEWIEISNAVYPELQAAILGDKTSKQALDDAAAKATQILEDAGKL, encoded by the coding sequence ATGAACAGACTGCTTTCCGGCGTCGCCGGCGCATTGCTCATGGCATCGGGCGCGGCATTCGCGGCCGATCTGCCGGGCAAGTTTCCCGGCGTCACCGTCGACGCCAAGCTGATTGGCGGCCAGCAATACGAGAAGCTCTACGAGCGTATCGGCGAGTGGGAGAAGGCGACCGGTGCCAAGGTCAACGTCATCTCCAAGAAGAACCACTTCGATCTCGACAAGGAGATCAAGTCGGATATTGCCTCCAACTCGATCACCTGGTGCGTCGGCTCCAACCACACCTCGTTCGCGCCGCAATATCCGGGCATCTACACCGATCTCGCCAAGCTGCTGCCGAAGGAGGAGATCGATGCCTTCGTGCCTGCCAACATCGCGGCCGGAACGCTGGATGGCAAGCTGGTGATGCTGCCGCGCGCGCAGTTCGACGTCTCGGCGCTCTACTACCAGAAGAGCCTCTATCAGGACGAAGCCAAGAAGAAGGCCTACAAGGAGAAGTACGGCGAGGACCTCGCGCCCCCGGACACGTTCGACGAGATGGCCCAGCAGGCGGAATTCTTCGCCAGCCCGCCCGACTTCTACGGCACGCAATATGCCGGCAAGGAAGAGGCGATCAACGGCCGCTTCTACGAGATGCTGATTGCCGATGGCGGCGAATATCTCGACAAGGACGGCAAGCCGGCCTTCAACTCCGAGGCCGGCGTCAAGGCGCTCGACTGGTTCGTCAAGCTCTACAAGGCCAAGGCCGTGCCCGCCGGCACGACCAATTATCTTTGGGATGACCTCGGCCAGGGCTTCGCGTCTGGCACCGTGGCGATCAACCTCGACTGGCCGGGCTGGGCCGGCTTCTTCAACGACGCGAAGTCGTCCAAGGTCGCCGGCAATGTCGGCGTCAAGGTCCAGCCCAAGGGCTCGTCCGGCAAGCGCTCCGGCTGGTCCGGTGCGCATGGCTTCTCGGTGACCGAGAACTGCGCCGACAAGGAAGCCGCTGCCTCGCTCGTCTGGTGGCTGACCAATGAGGACAGCCAGAGGCTGGAAGCCGCGGCCGGCCCGCTGCCCACCCGCACCAAGGTCTGGGAATGGGACCTCGATCAGGCGAAGTCCGATCCTTACAAGACCGAAGTGCTGCAGGCCTTCCAGGAAGCCGCCAAGAACGCCTTCCCGGTGCCGCAGACGCCGGAGTGGATCGAGATCTCCAACGCCGTCTATCCGGAGCTGCAGGCCGCCATCCTCGGCGACAAGACCTCCAAGCAGGCGCTCGACGACGCGGCCGCCAAGGCGACGCAGATCCTCGAGGACGCGGGCAAGCTCTAA
- a CDS encoding extracellular solute-binding protein: MSLKGMTWNHPRGYDPMVACSRLWQEKTGISIEWEKRSLQDFESFSVEELARAYDLIVIDHPHVGQITAEKCLAPLDVPGREAEREALAKASVGRSYPSYAWRGRQWAFPIDAASQVQAWRPDLIEAAPTIWTEVLELVEQGCVLLPLRPPHSLMCFFTLAADLGRPCAVEGPGDLVDPETGETVFEMLREISALVDPECLTMDPIAVFEKMAEAGSRIACAPLIYGYVPYAKAGFRPNQLFFSDMPSVGTDGPVGSALGGTGIAVSAFSTASKEAIDFAYWIASGEVQRGPYAAAGGQPGHAAAWEDAAVNAATGDFYRRTRATLEGAWVRPRHDGYMAFQQAASDCLNEGLAGRQDGRRVVADINRLFRESFAPAVAAD, from the coding sequence ATGTCGTTGAAAGGCATGACCTGGAACCATCCGCGCGGCTACGATCCGATGGTTGCCTGCTCCAGGCTGTGGCAGGAAAAGACCGGCATTTCGATCGAATGGGAGAAGCGCTCGCTGCAGGATTTCGAATCTTTCTCGGTCGAGGAACTCGCCCGCGCCTATGACCTGATCGTCATCGATCATCCGCATGTCGGCCAGATCACCGCCGAGAAGTGCCTGGCGCCGCTCGACGTTCCGGGCCGCGAGGCGGAGCGCGAAGCGCTGGCCAAGGCAAGCGTCGGTCGATCCTATCCAAGCTACGCCTGGCGGGGACGGCAATGGGCCTTTCCGATCGACGCCGCCAGCCAAGTGCAGGCCTGGCGGCCCGATCTGATCGAGGCCGCGCCGACGATCTGGACCGAAGTGCTGGAGCTTGTCGAGCAGGGCTGCGTGCTCCTGCCGCTCAGGCCGCCGCACTCGCTGATGTGCTTCTTCACTTTAGCCGCCGATCTTGGCCGGCCGTGCGCCGTCGAAGGCCCGGGCGATCTGGTCGATCCCGAGACCGGCGAAACCGTCTTCGAAATGCTGCGTGAGATCTCGGCGCTCGTCGATCCCGAATGCCTGACGATGGATCCGATCGCGGTGTTCGAAAAGATGGCGGAAGCCGGCTCGCGCATCGCCTGCGCACCGCTGATCTATGGCTACGTGCCCTATGCGAAAGCCGGGTTCCGTCCGAACCAGCTTTTTTTCAGCGACATGCCGTCCGTGGGCACTGACGGCCCGGTCGGTTCCGCTCTCGGCGGCACCGGCATCGCCGTCTCGGCTTTCTCCACTGCCAGCAAGGAAGCGATCGACTTCGCCTACTGGATCGCCAGCGGCGAGGTGCAGCGCGGTCCCTACGCCGCCGCCGGCGGCCAGCCCGGCCATGCCGCCGCCTGGGAGGACGCGGCCGTCAACGCCGCGACCGGCGATTTCTATCGCCGCACGCGGGCAACGCTCGAGGGCGCCTGGGTACGCCCGCGCCATGACGGCTACATGGCGTTCCAGCAGGCCGCGTCCGACTGCCTCAACGAGGGCCTAGCCGGCCGGCAGGATGGGCGCCGGGTCGTCGCCGACATCAACCGCCTGTTCCGGGAGAGTTTCGCGCCCGCCGTTGCGGCCGACTAA